From a single Larimichthys crocea isolate SSNF chromosome XIII, L_crocea_2.0, whole genome shotgun sequence genomic region:
- the LOC109138728 gene encoding macrophage mannose receptor 1 isoform X1 yields MQHAKFQQRQMCSACFYFQDEQDTTVCPDSLRMNKTLLFVLILSGLSALSTSILRGHRYIKILKTWAEAQTYCREKFIDLATINNQDDNDRLQRVLKDPGTFAWIGLQDDKTRWKWTMGNADFNNNTDFSNWKLFEPNNVGSKQNCCQVTALMEWFDFFCTDLRASICYDAQDPSKYISVDTFMTWYDAKTYCRAKHTDLLTVWNKSVNDLIATLPERRHWIGLHRQPWAYWSDKIPTTFTNWDSGQPDNEGSTESCTAVDTTTGKWLDMDCEKKYYFVCQDEIQHQTTLKLKFQSETDLNDPAVQQQILEQLQTHMAEHELPHVKLRWIEKDEQTFHKQQKMMKEEEPVSDPSLCEGRPEHPKT; encoded by the exons atgcaacATGCAAAATTTCAGCAGAGACAAATGTGTTCTGCATGTTTCTATTTCCAGGATGAACAAGACACTACTGTTTGTCCTGATTCTCTCAg GATGAACAAGACACTACTGTTTGTCCTGATTCTCTCAg GGCTGTCTGCTCTTTCGACAAGCATCCTCCGAGGGCACCGCTACATAAAGATATTAAAGACCTGGGCTGAAGCTCAAACTTACTGTAGAGAGAAGTTCATTGACCTTGCAACTATAAACAATCAAGATGACAACGACAGGCTGCAGAGGGTGTTGAAGGACCCTGGAACATTTGCATGGATAGGGCTTCAAGATGATAAGACCAGATGGAAGTGGACAATGGGAAATGCAGACTTCAACAATAATACAGATTTTAGCAACTGGAAATTATTTGAACCTAACAATGTGGGATCCAAGCAGAACTGCTGTCAAGTTACTGCATTGATGGaatggtttgattttttttgtaccgATCTACGTGCTTCAATCTGTTATGATG CACAAGATCCTTCTAAATACATTTCAGTGGACACTTTCATGACTTGGTATGACGCTAAGACATACTGTAGGGCCAAACACACAGACCTCCTGACAGTGTGGAACAAGTCTGTGAATGATCTAATTGCCACACTACCAGAAAGAAGACACTGGATAGGTCTCCACAGACAGCCCTGGGCCTACTGGTCTGACAAGATCCCCACAACCTTCACTAACTGGGACTCCGGCCAGCCCGACAACGAAGGGTCAACAGAATCATGTACTGCAGTCGACACAACCACAGGAAAGTGGCTGGATATGGACTGTGAGAAAAAGTACTATTTTGTCTGTCAAGATGAAATTCAGCACCAAACAACGTTGAAGTTAAAGTTCCAGTCTGAAACGGACCTGAATGATCCTGCTGTCCAGCAACAGATTTTGGAGCAG CTGCAGACTCACATGGCTGAACATGAGTTACCACACGTTAAACTCCGCTGGATTGAGAAGGATGAGCAGACTTTTCACAAGCAACAAAAGATGATGAAAGAAGAAG agccgGTGTCTGATCCGTCATTGTGCGAAGGACGTCCTGAACATCCTAAAACCTGA
- the LOC109138728 gene encoding macrophage mannose receptor 1 isoform X2: protein MNKTLLFVLILSGLSALSTSILRGHRYIKILKTWAEAQTYCREKFIDLATINNQDDNDRLQRVLKDPGTFAWIGLQDDKTRWKWTMGNADFNNNTDFSNWKLFEPNNVGSKQNCCQVTALMEWFDFFCTDLRASICYDAQDPSKYISVDTFMTWYDAKTYCRAKHTDLLTVWNKSVNDLIATLPERRHWIGLHRQPWAYWSDKIPTTFTNWDSGQPDNEGSTESCTAVDTTTGKWLDMDCEKKYYFVCQDEIQHQTTLKLKFQSETDLNDPAVQQQILEQLQTHMAEHELPHVKLRWIEKDEQTFHKQQKMMKEEEPVSDPSLCEGRPEHPKT, encoded by the exons ATGAACAAGACACTACTGTTTGTCCTGATTCTCTCAg GGCTGTCTGCTCTTTCGACAAGCATCCTCCGAGGGCACCGCTACATAAAGATATTAAAGACCTGGGCTGAAGCTCAAACTTACTGTAGAGAGAAGTTCATTGACCTTGCAACTATAAACAATCAAGATGACAACGACAGGCTGCAGAGGGTGTTGAAGGACCCTGGAACATTTGCATGGATAGGGCTTCAAGATGATAAGACCAGATGGAAGTGGACAATGGGAAATGCAGACTTCAACAATAATACAGATTTTAGCAACTGGAAATTATTTGAACCTAACAATGTGGGATCCAAGCAGAACTGCTGTCAAGTTACTGCATTGATGGaatggtttgattttttttgtaccgATCTACGTGCTTCAATCTGTTATGATG CACAAGATCCTTCTAAATACATTTCAGTGGACACTTTCATGACTTGGTATGACGCTAAGACATACTGTAGGGCCAAACACACAGACCTCCTGACAGTGTGGAACAAGTCTGTGAATGATCTAATTGCCACACTACCAGAAAGAAGACACTGGATAGGTCTCCACAGACAGCCCTGGGCCTACTGGTCTGACAAGATCCCCACAACCTTCACTAACTGGGACTCCGGCCAGCCCGACAACGAAGGGTCAACAGAATCATGTACTGCAGTCGACACAACCACAGGAAAGTGGCTGGATATGGACTGTGAGAAAAAGTACTATTTTGTCTGTCAAGATGAAATTCAGCACCAAACAACGTTGAAGTTAAAGTTCCAGTCTGAAACGGACCTGAATGATCCTGCTGTCCAGCAACAGATTTTGGAGCAG CTGCAGACTCACATGGCTGAACATGAGTTACCACACGTTAAACTCCGCTGGATTGAGAAGGATGAGCAGACTTTTCACAAGCAACAAAAGATGATGAAAGAAGAAG agccgGTGTCTGATCCGTCATTGTGCGAAGGACGTCCTGAACATCCTAAAACCTGA